The sequence AGGCTATGATATATCCCGTGAAACCCCTTTCGTAAGGAAAGCAATCCGAGAAGCTGTGGAAAAGATGCCTTTGATGGCAGAAATATATCCAGTAGGGGGAGCGGGAGATCGCTTACAATTGCAGGATGAAAAAACCGGTGAAGATTTGCCTTCAGCAGAATTGCTTTTTGAGGGAAGAACGTTATTAGAAGGATTAATTCGCGATTTGCAAGCGCGCGAATATTTGTATTATAAATTAACCGGAAAATATTTAATCGTTCCTGTGGCTATGATGACTTCTGATGAGAAAAATAATCATAGGCATATTCTCGATATTTGTAAGCGGTCGAGTTGGTTTGGGCGGCCGCAAGATACGTTCGACTTCTTTAAGCAGCCTTTAGTGCCTGTCCTGACTAAGCAAGGAGAGTGGGCAGTGGCAGAATCCATGCGAGTTATCTTTAAGCCCGGCGGGCATGGAGTTATTTGGAAACTGGCCGTAGAAGCAGGTGTGATCGATCGTTTGTTAAAGAAAGGTTACACTAAAGCCTTGGTACGGCAGATCAATAACCCTGCCGCTTCGACTGATTATGGGCTGCTTGCTTTTAGTGGGTGTGGAATTCTAAATAACCAAAGTTTAGGATTTGCCTCTTGTCCTCGTCTGTTAAATACAGCCGAAGGTATGAATGTGTTGATAGAGAAAAAGAGCAATCAAGGATATGAGTATTGCATTTCTAATATTGAATATCCAGATTTTGTAAAAAGAAATATTCCAGAAATAGCTGAACAGCAAGGAGGCTTTTACTCTGCACTTCCTGCAAATACTAATATATTATTTATTGATTTAATGGCGATTAAAAATTTAGTGAATAGCTACCCAATTCCTGGCATGTTAATTAACATGAAGCATAAGGTCGCTTGCCTTTCTTTAGAAGGAAGAAGGCAACAGGTGGATGCAGGGCGGCTAGAATCGCTTATGCAGAATATTGCTGATGTAATAACTACTCATTTTCCTCAAAGGCAAGAGCATTTGGAAGCTAAAGACCTTGGCACATTTGTTACCTATAACCAGAGAAGGAAAACAATTTCAGTGACAAAAAAAGCATTTGCAGAAGGGCAATCTTTTTTGGAAACTCCCGAGGGTTGCTACTGGGATCAACTAAAAAACCATTATGAATTGTTTACTCATCATTGCAAAATGCAGCTTCCTGAAGTGCCTCATGAGGATCAATACATTCAAGAGGGGCCGGCTTGTATCACTTCCTTTCATCCAGCTTTAGGTCCTCTATATTCGGTAATTGCGCAGAAAATTCAGGGAGGAAGTTTAAGTTTAAATTCCGAGATGGTTTTAGAAATTTCTGAACTTATTCTGCAAAAAGTGAATATAAAAGGCAGCCTATTGATTTATGCAGAAAATGTAGTAGGCCATAAAAATGCTCAAGGGATCATTACGTATAGTGAAAAGGTAGGACGTTGTGTGCTGAAGAATGTATGTGTGGTTAATCGAGGGATTAATAAAAAGCTTTCTTCTTCTTATTGGAAAAAGCAAATGGTTAGAGATGAATCTTTAAAGATTACCTTGAAAGGATGTTCAGAATTTATTGCTGAAAATGTTACTTTAGAAGGCAATCTAGAGATTGAGGTTGCTGATGGAGAGCGTGTAATTGCTCAGAATAGGGAAGGAGAACTAGCGTTTATTAGAGAGCAAATAAGGGTTCCTCGTCCTCTATTTACCTATTTCTTTGATAAAGAAGATAGAATTATTTTAGAAAAACACTTAGACACATGAATGCGTCTAAGTGTTAAACATGCACCTTGACTAGAAGGTATGACGAGAAAAGGTAACAGGATTGCGGCCAAAAGCAAACATCACTGCACCTGCAACAAATAATAACGCACCTGCTGCTACTGTGGCAACAGCACGAGCAACTTGCTGCTTTTTAGATTTAAGAGTCAAGCTTGCTCCTAATCCAGAGAGGCCAGCTGTTCCTAGGATAGCTCCAATACCGTAACCAGAACGAAGATAAGCAGGAAAATTTTTAAAAAAATCAACAGTTGCAAACCATATCCTGGCTACAAGTGTTTTAATTGCCCTAGCGCCATGGTTAAATTGACGCCCTAACCATGTTACGCCTGACTTTACAGTATCTCCTAGTGATCTTACACTTAAAGAAGCGGTGCTTTGTACATTAGTAGTTTCGACCATAAAAATCCTCCAGGATTTCTTTTGAATGTTAATAAAAAATATTTCAAACCAACCGAGCTTGCATTTTTTCAGAAAGAAAAT comes from Neochlamydia sp. AcF84 and encodes:
- a CDS encoding UTP--glucose-1-phosphate uridylyltransferase, which codes for MSTSTSAIHSIKHSLKRLKSLTAQLKNAKKIDERLDILNRNPEVQAFLQQNSYLKDFLFCCNAQAQVIIKSLLALGQGSIIFQGMHQHSNPHLALNQLIESLAPAEDFYAMIGGLVGYHCVMLQLIEEKELGKEEDNFLSPLERYSKPPGYDISRETPFVRKAIREAVEKMPLMAEIYPVGGAGDRLQLQDEKTGEDLPSAELLFEGRTLLEGLIRDLQAREYLYYKLTGKYLIVPVAMMTSDEKNNHRHILDICKRSSWFGRPQDTFDFFKQPLVPVLTKQGEWAVAESMRVIFKPGGHGVIWKLAVEAGVIDRLLKKGYTKALVRQINNPAASTDYGLLAFSGCGILNNQSLGFASCPRLLNTAEGMNVLIEKKSNQGYEYCISNIEYPDFVKRNIPEIAEQQGGFYSALPANTNILFIDLMAIKNLVNSYPIPGMLINMKHKVACLSLEGRRQQVDAGRLESLMQNIADVITTHFPQRQEHLEAKDLGTFVTYNQRRKTISVTKKAFAEGQSFLETPEGCYWDQLKNHYELFTHHCKMQLPEVPHEDQYIQEGPACITSFHPALGPLYSVIAQKIQGGSLSLNSEMVLEISELILQKVNIKGSLLIYAENVVGHKNAQGIITYSEKVGRCVLKNVCVVNRGINKKLSSSYWKKQMVRDESLKITLKGCSEFIAENVTLEGNLEIEVADGERVIAQNREGELAFIREQIRVPRPLFTYFFDKEDRIILEKHLDT